Proteins co-encoded in one Cupriavidus nantongensis genomic window:
- a CDS encoding sigma-54-dependent transcriptional regulator: MQDGLRVLFVEDEPLVRQATAQSLELAGFRVLALPSAEAAIPHLHGAFAGVVVTDVRLPGASGLDLLQHCRNAAPGVPVILVTGHGDITMAVQAMREGAYDFIEKPFGADRLTDTVRRALERRALELENQALRRELAGPAAGTRIIGRSPAIEQVRALVANVAPTDVPVMINGETGTGKELVARSLHALSGRAEGPFIALNCGAVPEAIFESEMFGHEAGAFTGAGKRRIGKLEHASGGTLFLDEIESMPLALQVKLLRVLQEGSLERLGSNASVKIDVRIVAAAKGDMDALVAQGTFREDLYYRLNVVTIALPPLRERREDIVPLFEHFSLVSAVRYQRPAPILSEAQRQALAQRPWPGNVRELRNAADRMVLGVPEGGQAGAQAAGPDEGAPLRERMEHFERAVIADALARTGGAVSQAADLLQVGKATLYDKIKRYGL; encoded by the coding sequence ATGCAAGACGGTCTGCGTGTCCTGTTTGTCGAAGACGAGCCGCTGGTGCGGCAGGCCACCGCGCAAAGCCTGGAGCTGGCCGGCTTCCGCGTGCTGGCGCTGCCCTCGGCCGAGGCCGCGATCCCGCATCTGCACGGCGCCTTTGCCGGCGTGGTGGTGACCGACGTGCGCCTGCCCGGCGCCAGCGGGCTGGACCTGCTGCAGCACTGCCGCAATGCCGCGCCCGGCGTGCCGGTGATCCTGGTCACCGGCCACGGCGACATCACCATGGCGGTGCAGGCGATGCGCGAAGGCGCCTATGACTTCATCGAAAAGCCGTTCGGCGCCGATCGCCTTACCGACACCGTGCGCCGCGCGCTCGAACGGCGCGCGCTGGAACTGGAAAACCAGGCGCTGCGCCGCGAACTGGCCGGGCCCGCCGCCGGCACGCGCATCATCGGCCGCTCGCCCGCGATCGAGCAGGTGCGCGCGCTGGTGGCCAATGTCGCGCCCACCGACGTGCCGGTGATGATCAACGGTGAGACCGGCACCGGCAAGGAACTGGTCGCGCGCAGCCTGCACGCGCTGTCCGGGCGCGCCGAAGGCCCTTTTATCGCACTGAACTGCGGCGCGGTGCCCGAGGCCATCTTCGAAAGCGAGATGTTCGGGCACGAGGCCGGGGCCTTCACCGGTGCCGGCAAGCGCCGCATCGGCAAGCTCGAGCATGCGTCGGGCGGCACGCTGTTTCTCGACGAAATCGAAAGCATGCCGCTGGCGCTGCAGGTCAAGCTGCTGCGCGTGCTGCAGGAAGGCTCGCTGGAGCGGCTGGGGTCGAATGCCTCGGTGAAGATCGACGTGCGCATCGTCGCCGCGGCCAAGGGCGACATGGATGCGCTGGTGGCGCAAGGCACGTTCCGCGAAGACCTGTATTACCGGCTCAATGTCGTCACCATCGCGCTGCCGCCGCTGCGCGAGCGGCGCGAGGACATCGTGCCGCTGTTCGAGCATTTCTCGCTGGTGTCCGCGGTGCGCTACCAGCGGCCCGCGCCGATCCTGTCCGAGGCGCAGCGCCAGGCGCTGGCCCAGCGCCCGTGGCCGGGCAACGTGCGCGAGCTGCGCAATGCCGCCGACCGCATGGTGCTGGGCGTGCCCGAGGGCGGCCAGGCCGGCGCGCAGGCGGCGGGCCCCGACGAGGGCGCGCCGCTGCGCGAGCGCATGGAGCACTTCGAGCGCGCCGTGATTGCCGACGCGCTGGCGCGCACCGGCGGCGCGGTCAGCCAGGCCGCGGACCTGCTGCAGGTGGGCAAGGCCACGCTCTACGACAAGATCAAGCGCTACGGGCTCTGA
- the creB gene encoding two-component system response regulator CreB, with the protein MPGMEQPRILVVEDEQAIADTILYALRTDGMLAQHCTLGGDALACLRAAQADLVILDVGLPDLSGFEVCRTLRTFSDAPVIFLTARHEEIDRIVGLEIGADDYVVKPFSPRELAARVRAILRRARGGATARAGEAAGFTHDQDGARLAYHGHWLALTRYEYLLLAWLVAHPGRIYSRAQLMDAVWAGALDTSDRTVDTHIKTLRAKLREVSAEGAERIRTHRGMGYSLEP; encoded by the coding sequence ATGCCGGGCATGGAACAACCGCGCATCCTGGTGGTGGAAGACGAGCAGGCCATCGCCGACACCATCCTCTATGCCCTGCGCACCGACGGCATGCTGGCCCAGCACTGCACGCTGGGCGGCGACGCGCTCGCGTGCCTGCGCGCCGCGCAGGCCGACCTGGTGATCCTGGACGTGGGGCTGCCGGACCTGAGCGGCTTCGAGGTCTGCCGCACGCTGCGCACCTTCAGCGATGCGCCGGTGATCTTCCTGACCGCGCGCCACGAAGAGATCGACCGCATCGTCGGGCTGGAGATCGGCGCCGACGACTACGTGGTCAAGCCGTTCTCGCCGCGCGAGCTGGCCGCGCGCGTGCGCGCGATCCTGCGCCGGGCCCGCGGCGGCGCCACGGCAAGAGCCGGCGAGGCGGCCGGCTTCACCCACGACCAGGACGGCGCCCGGCTGGCCTACCACGGCCACTGGCTGGCGCTGACGCGCTACGAATACCTGCTGCTGGCCTGGCTGGTGGCGCATCCCGGGCGGATCTACTCGCGCGCGCAGTTGATGGACGCGGTGTGGGCGGGCGCGCTCGACACCAGCGACCGCACCGTCGACACCCATATCAAGACCCTGCGCGCCAAGCTGCGCGAGGTGTCCGCCGAGGGCGCCGAGCGCATCCGCACCCATCGCGGCATGGGCTATTCGCTCGAGCCCTGA
- a CDS encoding sensor histidine kinase: MPHSDDFLAVHDPAATRPVHAPAAGSGRWWGFAVALATGLLLLCALTWLVSVQRGLASLQQGTATRADRYAATLESTLDRYEFLPALVSLHPFVRGLLAAPDDAQRVAAANQYLAEVNRRAHASATYVIAANGIALAASNHGQPGSFVGTDYRFRPYFQTAAGGKMGRFYAIGITSDEPGYYIAQPIESGGKVIGVTVVKLNLEWFQRAGSGAEPLMVSDDHGVIFLSSVSAWQYRTLRQLPAALRAEIEQTRQYHGRAVTPLPLEPLASPLTRWLADTTLAHGARLVRVRDEAAAGRTTFAPDGAERADRYLELNRTVGPAGWTMQVMAPLEPVLANARNATVAAALAYACICLLLVNWRQRRQRARDMQYSRRLLEAAYDQLERRVEARTADLMAINEKLEDEVAERTRAESELRAAQDELVQASKLAALGQMAAGITHELNQPLAALRTFSDNTRVLLARGQLDAAEGNLTAIADLTERMGKITGQLKLFAGKARPVQRPVALRAAVDHVLALLAPRLGAVTIHVTGLDAVPGLAVRADELKLEQVLLNLLGNALDAIAAAAPPAPAQGRIDLEVQAGEHAVTIVVRDNGTGIAPEALPRLFEPFFTTKETGQGLGLGLAISSSIVREFGGQLSVANVPGGGAQFTLVLARAPAIDAAPSVSASP, from the coding sequence ATGCCACACTCTGACGACTTTCTCGCCGTGCATGATCCCGCCGCCACCCGCCCGGTGCACGCGCCGGCGGCCGGCAGCGGGCGCTGGTGGGGCTTTGCCGTCGCCCTCGCCACGGGCCTGCTGCTGCTGTGCGCGCTGACCTGGCTGGTCTCGGTCCAGCGCGGCCTGGCCAGCCTGCAGCAAGGCACCGCGACGCGCGCCGACCGCTACGCCGCCACGCTCGAAAGCACGCTCGACCGCTACGAGTTCCTGCCCGCGCTGGTGTCGCTGCATCCGTTCGTGCGCGGGCTGCTCGCCGCCCCCGACGACGCGCAGCGCGTCGCCGCCGCCAACCAGTACCTGGCCGAGGTCAACCGGCGCGCGCATGCGTCGGCCACCTACGTGATCGCCGCCAACGGCATCGCGCTGGCGGCCAGCAACCACGGCCAGCCCGGCAGCTTCGTCGGCACCGACTACCGCTTCCGCCCCTACTTCCAGACCGCCGCGGGCGGCAAGATGGGGCGCTTCTACGCCATCGGCATCACCAGCGACGAGCCCGGCTACTACATCGCGCAGCCGATCGAGTCGGGCGGCAAGGTCATCGGCGTGACCGTGGTCAAGCTCAACCTGGAGTGGTTCCAGCGCGCCGGCAGCGGCGCCGAACCGCTGATGGTCAGCGACGACCACGGCGTGATCTTCCTGTCGTCGGTGTCGGCGTGGCAGTACCGCACGCTGCGCCAGCTGCCGGCGGCGCTGCGCGCGGAGATCGAGCAGACCCGCCAGTACCACGGCCGCGCGGTGACGCCGCTGCCGCTGGAGCCGCTGGCGTCGCCGCTCACGCGCTGGCTGGCCGACACCACGCTGGCGCACGGCGCGCGCCTGGTGCGCGTGCGCGACGAGGCCGCCGCCGGCCGCACCACCTTTGCGCCCGACGGCGCCGAACGCGCCGACCGCTACCTGGAGCTGAACCGCACCGTGGGCCCGGCCGGCTGGACCATGCAGGTGATGGCGCCGCTGGAGCCAGTGCTGGCCAACGCCCGCAACGCCACCGTGGCCGCGGCGCTGGCCTATGCCTGCATCTGCCTGCTGCTGGTCAACTGGCGCCAGCGCCGCCAGCGCGCGCGCGACATGCAGTACAGCCGCCGTTTGCTCGAGGCCGCGTACGACCAGCTGGAGCGCCGCGTCGAAGCCCGCACTGCCGACCTGATGGCGATCAACGAGAAGCTGGAAGACGAAGTGGCCGAACGCACCCGTGCCGAAAGCGAGCTGCGCGCGGCGCAGGACGAGCTGGTGCAGGCCAGCAAGCTGGCCGCGCTCGGGCAGATGGCGGCCGGCATCACGCATGAGCTGAACCAGCCGCTGGCGGCGCTGCGCACGTTTTCGGACAACACCCGCGTGCTGCTGGCGCGCGGCCAGCTGGACGCGGCCGAAGGCAACCTGACGGCGATCGCCGACCTGACCGAGCGCATGGGCAAGATCACCGGCCAGCTCAAGCTGTTTGCCGGCAAGGCGCGCCCGGTGCAGCGGCCGGTGGCGCTGCGCGCGGCGGTCGACCATGTGCTGGCGCTGCTGGCGCCGCGGCTGGGCGCGGTCACGATCCACGTCACCGGCCTGGATGCCGTGCCCGGCCTCGCCGTGCGCGCCGACGAGCTGAAGCTGGAACAGGTGCTGCTGAACCTGCTCGGCAATGCGCTCGATGCCATCGCGGCGGCCGCGCCGCCCGCACCGGCACAAGGCCGCATCGACCTGGAAGTGCAGGCCGGCGAGCACGCCGTCACCATCGTCGTGCGCGACAACGGCACCGGCATCGCGCCGGAAGCGCTGCCGCGCCTGTTCGAACCTTTTTTCACCACCAAGGAAACCGGCCAGGGCCTGGGCCTGGGGCTGGCGATCTCGTCGTCGATCGTGCGCGAGTTCGGCGGCCAGCTCAGCGTCGCCAACGTACCCGGCGGCGGCGCGCAGTTCACGCTGGTGCTGGCGCGCGCGCCTGCCATCGATGCCGCGCCCTCGGTTTCCGCGTCACCATGA
- a CDS encoding NAD(P)/FAD-dependent oxidoreductase gives MPSFDYDIVIAGASFAGAACALAAARAGLRVLVLERKTDPGDKLHTTGILVREAIEQTWLGQAPADCVHRVEQVKLYSPRLRSLELSAPGYYFHTTDTPRLMRWLAAELVRHRVELRLGQAFVGAVPRHGGWHVTGVGHTRYLVGADGAQSRVAQCAGLGRVHSFLYGVEYEFPGLALPEPDALHCFITRRFAPGYIGWIAQNPTGVQAGLALRYRPRHGRAPDLGGLLAHVRERAGLPQLTRPAATRAGLIPCGGPVLPLARDGVILTGDAAGIVSPLTAGGIHYAFAHGESVGEAVAAHLLHRGPAPEAVASASAPRFRAKRALRWMFERFQCDWPFDLMLYSPPLRRAAEQIYFHRRGGEPSAPARAAASA, from the coding sequence ATGCCCTCCTTCGACTACGACATCGTCATCGCCGGCGCCAGCTTTGCCGGTGCCGCCTGCGCCCTGGCTGCCGCGCGCGCCGGGCTGCGCGTGCTGGTGCTGGAACGCAAGACCGATCCGGGCGACAAGCTCCACACCACCGGCATCCTGGTCAGGGAAGCGATCGAGCAGACCTGGCTGGGCCAGGCGCCGGCCGACTGCGTGCATCGCGTCGAGCAGGTGAAGCTGTACTCGCCGCGGCTGCGCAGCCTTGAGCTGAGCGCGCCGGGCTACTACTTCCATACCACCGACACGCCGCGCCTGATGCGCTGGCTGGCCGCGGAGCTGGTGCGCCACCGGGTCGAGCTGCGGCTGGGCCAGGCCTTCGTCGGCGCGGTGCCGCGCCACGGCGGCTGGCATGTCACCGGCGTGGGCCACACGCGCTATCTGGTCGGCGCGGACGGCGCGCAGTCGCGCGTGGCGCAATGCGCCGGGCTCGGGCGCGTGCACAGCTTCCTGTACGGCGTGGAGTATGAGTTCCCCGGACTGGCGCTGCCCGAGCCGGACGCGCTGCACTGCTTCATCACGCGCCGCTTCGCGCCCGGCTATATCGGCTGGATCGCGCAGAACCCCACCGGCGTGCAGGCCGGGCTGGCGCTGCGCTACCGGCCGCGGCACGGCCGCGCGCCGGACCTGGGCGGGCTGCTGGCGCATGTGCGGGAGCGCGCCGGCCTGCCGCAGCTGACGCGGCCGGCGGCGACGCGCGCGGGGCTGATCCCATGCGGCGGCCCGGTGTTGCCGCTGGCGCGCGACGGCGTGATCCTGACCGGCGATGCCGCGGGCATCGTGTCGCCGCTGACCGCGGGCGGCATCCACTATGCCTTTGCCCACGGCGAGTCGGTCGGCGAAGCCGTGGCCGCGCACCTGCTGCACCGCGGCCCGGCGCCGGAAGCCGTGGCCAGCGCCAGCGCGCCGCGTTTTCGCGCCAAGCGCGCGCTGCGCTGGATGTTCGAGCGTTTCCAGTGCGACTGGCCGTTCGACCTGATGCTGTATTCGCCGCCGCTGCGCCGGGCCGCGGAGCAGATCTATTTCCACCGGCGCGGAGGCGAACCGTCAGCGCCGGCGCGCGCGGCGGCCAGCGCCTGA
- the creC gene encoding two-component system sensor histidine kinase CreC: protein MHIGLRIFFGFFLIVGLATVLTLRVFVQEVKPGVRQAMEDTLIDTAHVLAALAADDLKAGRIADGAFARHMAALREVPVNAEVSGLHKDSIGYRVYVTDASGIVRFDSTGTDVGRDYSRWNDVYLTLRGKYGARSTRADPADEASTVMHVAAPVRDVDSNGKRIIGVLTVAKPNAAMAPFIARSQRKILLYGGLLIGTACVIGLACTLWLMHGLSRLRGYARAVAAGERAEMPLRGAGELAELGRAVQGMRERLEDKQYVEHYIHTLTHEMKSPLAAIGGAAELLQEEMPAADRQRFVANIRTQSGRLETMIRKLLALAEVEQRQRLEVREPVALAPLLAQLCAELEPRARQRGVALQCAAGDGPGHVAGDPFLLRQAIANLLDNAIDFAPPGTAVTVRLERRGDALAIAVFDQGPGIPDYALPRVFERFYSLPRPHGADKSTGLGLCFAREVATLHHGDVTLANRPGGGALAELVLPAA from the coding sequence ATGCATATCGGCCTGCGCATCTTCTTCGGTTTCTTCCTGATCGTGGGCCTGGCCACGGTGCTGACGCTGCGCGTGTTCGTGCAGGAGGTCAAGCCGGGCGTGCGCCAGGCCATGGAAGACACGCTGATCGATACCGCGCACGTGCTGGCCGCGCTGGCCGCCGACGACCTCAAGGCCGGCCGCATCGCCGACGGCGCTTTCGCGCGGCATATGGCGGCGCTGCGCGAGGTGCCGGTCAATGCCGAGGTCTCGGGGCTGCACAAGGACAGCATCGGCTACCGCGTCTACGTGACCGATGCCAGCGGCATCGTGCGCTTCGACTCCACCGGCACCGACGTGGGCCGCGACTATTCGCGCTGGAACGACGTCTACCTGACGCTGCGCGGCAAGTACGGCGCGCGCAGCACGCGCGCCGACCCCGCCGACGAGGCCAGCACGGTGATGCACGTGGCCGCGCCGGTGCGTGACGTCGACAGCAATGGCAAGCGCATCATCGGCGTGCTGACCGTGGCCAAGCCCAATGCGGCGATGGCGCCGTTTATCGCGCGCAGCCAGCGCAAGATCCTGCTCTACGGCGGCCTGCTGATAGGCACCGCGTGCGTGATCGGGCTGGCCTGCACGCTGTGGCTGATGCATGGGCTGAGCCGCCTGCGCGGCTACGCGCGCGCGGTCGCGGCCGGCGAGCGTGCCGAGATGCCGCTACGCGGCGCGGGCGAACTGGCCGAGCTGGGGCGCGCGGTGCAGGGCATGCGCGAGCGGCTGGAAGACAAGCAGTATGTCGAGCACTACATCCACACGCTGACGCACGAGATGAAGAGCCCGCTGGCCGCCATCGGCGGCGCGGCGGAGTTGCTGCAGGAAGAGATGCCGGCGGCCGACCGCCAGCGCTTCGTCGCCAATATCCGCACCCAGTCCGGACGGCTGGAAACCATGATCCGCAAGCTGCTGGCGCTGGCCGAGGTGGAACAGCGCCAGCGCCTGGAAGTGCGCGAGCCGGTGGCGCTGGCGCCGCTACTGGCGCAGCTGTGCGCCGAGCTGGAGCCGCGCGCGCGGCAGCGCGGCGTCGCGCTGCAGTGCGCCGCCGGGGACGGCCCTGGCCACGTCGCCGGCGACCCGTTCCTGCTACGCCAGGCCATCGCCAACCTGCTCGACAACGCCATCGATTTCGCCCCGCCCGGTACCGCGGTCACGGTGCGGCTGGAGCGGCGCGGCGACGCGCTGGCCATTGCGGTCTTCGACCAGGGGCCCGGCATTCCGGACTACGCGCTGCCGCGCGTGTTCGAGCGCTTCTACTCGCTGCCGCGCCCGCATGGTGCGGACAAGAGCACCGGCCTGGGCCTGTGCTTTGCGCGCGAGGTGGCAACGTTGCATCATGGCGACGTGACGCTGGCCAACCGCCCGGGCGGCGGCGCGCTGGCCGAGCTGGTGCTGCCGGCGGCCTAG